In Drosophila innubila isolate TH190305 chromosome 2L unlocalized genomic scaffold, UK_Dinn_1.0 5_B_2L, whole genome shotgun sequence, a single window of DNA contains:
- the LOC117782549 gene encoding protein NASP homolog, giving the protein MSAEAEAIVTTAGTDAAPEKTAVEPVAADTTPDKVNAVDDTANTEKDREEKILKGKELFSQGSRNFLVKSYDEAADELSQVCQIYEEVYGELADELGQPLLLYAKSLIAMALDENKVIDVPDEAADDDEEDVDDEDDDNEEGESNDEKPAVPKANGASTTNGKKLDSIKEDATDEADSTGDAENSKADKAGGSSKPPTGVEEVSSSNGNVAVAVGGNDDERPSTSNGDVTASTSNGASATMDVDQEDDNEEGEGVSGSLQLAWEILEAAAKIFSRQGLSGLPYLADVQTELANIEFENGILDAAREDYEKALKIHGELPSKNRRALAELHYKIGLTYLMQQLNKEGAAALRNSSVLIEEEIKEAKAKENLTEREKSNMLDLEETRQEILVKIQEIEETQAQTIAEVRAALDSYIKPMGSSSSSGAGTGVDAAASSSSSTAAAATVAASTVNGAASSSSSSSTASAASSSAISSSSAKPTDITHLIKRKKPEEPSSEAEALCSPAKRAAV; this is encoded by the exons ATGTCCGCTGAAGCCGAAGCAATTGTCACGACGGCTGGTACCGATGCGGCGCCAGAGAAGACAGCCGTGGAGCCCGTTGCCGCGGATACCACGCCCGATAAGGTCAATGCCGTGGATGACACGGCCAATACGGAAAAAGATAGAGAGGAGAAAATCCTGAAGGGAAAGGAACTATTCAGTCAGGGTTCTCGCAATTTTCTGGTGAAGAGTTACGATGAGGCAGCTGATGAATTAAGTCAGGTGTGCCAAATATACGAGGAGGTTTATGGCGAATTGGCTGATGAACTCGGACAGCCATTGTTGCT tTATGCCAAATCGCTAATTGCGATGGCATTGGATGAGAACAAAGTAATTGATGTGCCCGACGAGGCGGCCGACGATGATGAAGAGGACGTggatgatgaggatgacgaTAATGAGGAGGGCGAATCGAATGATGAGAAGCCGGCTGTGCCTAAGGCAAACGGAGCCAGTACCACAAATGGTAAAAAATTGGACAGCATTAAGGAAGACGCTACCGATGAGGCCGATTCCACAGGCGATGCCGAGAACTCTAAGGCTGACAAGGCAGGCGGCAGCTCAAAGCCGCCAACAGGTGTTGAAGAAGtaagcagcagcaatggcaatgtggctgttgctgtgggCGGTAACGACGATGAGCGTCCCAGCACCTCGAATGGTGACGTGACTGCCAGCACCAGCAATGGTGCTTCGGCCACCATGGATGTGGACCAGGAAGATGATAACGAGGAGGGCGAGGGAGTAAGCGGCAGCTTGCAGTTGGCCTGGGAGATACTCGAAGCGGCAGCCAAGATATTCTCACGACAGGGACTCAGTGGTCTGCCGTATCTGGCAGATGTGCAAACAGAGCTGGCCAATATCGAATTTGAGAACGGTATTCTGGATGCGGCACGCGAGGATTACG AGAAAGCACTGAAGATCCATGGAGAATTGCCCAGCAAGAATCGTCGGGCTCTGGCCGAGTTGCACTACAAGATTGGGCTCACCTATCTGATGCAACAGCTGAACAAGGAAGGCGCCGCAGCATTGCGCAACTCCAGTGTGCTAATCGAGGAGGAAATCAAGGAGGCCAAGGCCAAGGAGAATCTCACCGAGCGTGAGAAGAGCAACATGCTGGACTTGGAGGAGACCAGACAGGAGATTCTGGTTAAGATACAGGAAATCGAGGAGACACAGGCCCAG ACCATTGCCGAGGTTCGTGCTGCTTTGGACAGCTATATCAAGCCCatgggcagcagcagcagcagcggcgccGGTACTGGAGTAGATGCAGCTGcctcgtcatcgtcatcgacaGCAGCCGCCGCCACCGTCGCCGCTTCCACCGTCAATGGAGCTGCGTCCAgttcgtcgtcgtcatcaacAGCATCGGCTGCTTCCTCGTCGGCCATCAGTAGCAGTTCGGCCAAGCCAACAGATATCACGCATCTGATCAAGCGCAAGAAGCCCGAAGAGCCCAGCTCGGAGGCCGAAGCTCTCTGTTCGCCAGCCAAGCGTGCTGCGGTCTAG